CAACATTTTTCGCTTCGTTTTTGCTAAAATCACTTTCGCTCACTTTTTCTAATGCATCAGTATCAATTTTTAGTGAATTTTTATTAACTTTAGCAAAATCAAAACTAGCTTCTTCAGTTGAATTATTTGCAGATTCAGGCTTAAAATGGTTGTTTGCACTTTTATTTTCTGTTTTTTCTGCTTTATTTTCGCTATTTATTAAATCAAGTTTTTGGTTATTTTTTTCAACTGTACTTACTTTTGGTCCTTCGGCTAAACCCAATTTATTTTCATTTTTGGCAGTTTCTTCATTTTTTATTTCAGTAGTGTTTTTTTTAGTTTGGCTAGTTTCGATTCTAGATGTGCAACTTAAAGCCAAAAAAGGACTCATAGTACTTAAAACAAGAAAGTATTTTGCGATTTTTTTCATAATAAGCCTCATTTTTTGCTTTAAAAAAATATAAATTTTTTACTTTTTTAAATTTTAATTACATTAAATTTAAAAAAACATAATCAAAATTATAACAAAAAATAAGCAAACTTCTTGGCTAAATTGGAAAAATAAGTTAGAAATTTATATTCTAATTTATTTAGACATTTATTACTATTCTTTATTTTAGATATGTTTTGTAAATCTCATCAACTAGGTTATAATCCTTAGTTCTTAGTGTAACACCAGATGACATATGCGAGGTTAGTCCGAATTGATCGTAAAAATAAGGCCCTATACTACTTACGCCTAAAATTGCTTTGTTTAAAAACGCAAGGGAACCATCAGCGTTAAAAATCCCGCTTCCTGATGCCCCCAGTCCGTTTGCAGCAAAAAATTTTGGTGTAATTACAGCAGAATTCTGTGGATTTTTCGGATCTTGAGGGTCAGGTGTAAAATAAACTCCTTTAAAAATATTTTTTGAAATAAAATTTTGTGCCCAAAATAAACCAATTTTTGTTGTATAATCAAAATTATCAAGTTCTCATATTTTATCAGAAATTTTGAGTTTGTCAAATTTTGAAATTTTTTCTCAGTATTTTTTAAATTCATTAAAACTTGATATAAAATTATCAAGTGTTTCTCCCGTTGGTAGTTCAAATGAATTCAAAAATTCTTGCCCTTTGTCTTTAAAGTGTTTTATTAAATCTTCAATATTTTTAATGAATTTTGCATAATTAAAATAAAAAACCGCAATATCTAAATTATTATTTTTAAAATCCTTATTTTCTTCAAAATAATTATCATACAAATTTTCCATGTACTTATCTAACTCGTCGATTTTGCCTCAAGCGGGATTATACGGAAAATGTTTATCATCATACCATTTAATTTCTCAGAGTTTAAAAAGAATACGATTATCAAGTTCTTTAATTTTAGAATCATCATAGTATCGCATAAATTTTATATAACGAGGATTGATTTGGTCATTCTGGTCTTTTTTATTCATTAGTTTTCAAAAAGTTATATGTGAATCACCAATAACGTGTTTATTAGTTAAAAAAGCTGCTTTTTCAGAATTAGCGTTTAAAAATACAGCTGTCCCTGCGCCAAAACGGATATTTCTTGTAAAAATATTAGCATATTTTACATTCTCTAGCAAATCGGATTTAAACCCAAATCAAGGGAGTTTATAGAAACTAGACCCCCCCCCCCAAGATAAATTAAAATATGTATAAGGATTTTCTCGTGCTTTAATATCACTAACTAAATTAGGCGCTATATTTTTTAGCACATAAATATTTAGGTTTTCACTTTCTTGCCCTAAAAAAGTATTTTCATTCTCTTTTTTAATAATATTTCCCCAATTTTCAAGCTGATATTTATTATAAGTTGGAGGTATTGGGTTTAACGAGTTTTTGTCAGTTTGACTTGGGCTAAATTTTTTAAAATCGGTTTGACTAACTTGTGATAAAGAATCAGTATTAATTTTTAGCGAATTTTGATTTGCTTTAGTAAAATCCAAACTAGATTTTTTAGCGGAATTACTTGCAGTTTCAAGAGGAAAATCGTTTTTTGTGGTTTTCTTATCTTCTTTATTTTGGCTATTTAGCTCAGTTTTTTGGTCGTTTTTTTTAGTTTGGTTTGTTTTTGGGTTTTCATTTAAACTCAATTTATTTTCATTTTTGGCAGTTTCTTCATTTTTTATTTCAGTAGTGTTTTTTTTAGTTTGGCTAGTTTCGATTCTAGATGTGCAACTTAAAGCCAAAAAAGGACTCATAGTACTTAAAACAAGAAAGTATTTTGCGATTTTTTTCATATTAATTTCTTTTTGCCTTTAAATTTTTTTTGGGTTTTTAAATTTTTTTTATATATTATATATATTACATATTATAATTTTTCTATTTTAAAATCTAGCTGAAATTATAGCAGAAAAGGAGTTAACATGTTAATTAAAAGTTCGCGGAAGCTTGGATTCTTCGCCGCTTTATCAATGTTAGTTGGTTCGGTAGTTGGAATTGGGATTTTCTTTAAAAATAATAGTGTCGCAAATATAACTGAGCATAACGGTTATGCTTGGCTTTTTGCTTGAATTATCGGCGGATTAATTTCACTTTTTGCTGCAATTAATTTTTCTGAAATTAGCTTTTTAAAACAAACAAAATTAAACGGGCTTGCAAATTGAGCCTACCAAAGCGCTGGGAAAAAAGCAGGTTATTTAGTTTTGTTTAGTTATAGTTTTTATTATTTAGGAATATTAGCGCTAATTTTAGGGATTTTTTCCTCTGAGATTACAGTTTGGTTTATCCAAACTGCATCAGGGTCAGAAATTTTCTTACCTTTTTATTTACATTTACTAATTGGCGCAGTTTTTGTTGTTTTTTTTACAACACTTAATTATATATCGGTAAAAGTTTCAGGATATTTTGCGCTTGTTTCAACAATTTTGAAATTTATTCCGTTAGTTTTTGCTGTTTTTGCTGGCATTTTGTTTCCAAACACTTATAATGCAGCCGGATCTAATACTTTTTTAAATCCAGAAAAAAGCTTTAACTTTTCCAAATTGATTCTTGCTTTGCCAGCGGTTTTATTTGCCTATGATTCGTTTTTATCTGTTGGCTCAATTCATAACAAAGTAGAAAACGCAAATAAAAGGGTTCCACTAATTATAACAGTTGGAATGATAATAATTGTAATTGTCTATACTTTAATTGGTTTGTCTTCTGCTTTGCATAATAAAGGCACAATAAATGATTTAATTCAGGACGTTTTTCCAAAAAGCGCCGAAAGATCAATTAGCATTTTTGTTGCATTTTTCTTATTAGTTTCTACATATGGTGTTACAAATTCGCTTAATGCCGCTTTTGTTAATCAAATTACTGATTTAGTTAAATTAAACGCAATTGTTGGTTCGGCTAGTTTAAAGAAAAAATTTAACGTGGAAAAAGTAACGATTTTTTACCTTTTTTCGATTTTATTTTTTTGGTCATTAATTGTTTATATACCCTCAATTGCAATTCCTTTCCCAAAATCTGATAATTCTGGACACGGTTTTGGTACAGACGTTCTTGTTGATGCGATGTCTAATTTTCCGTCGCTAATCTTTTTCGGTGTTTATATGACAATTATTATTGCTTATTCGCGAAAAAAAAATCAACTTGTTGACAAATCAAAGCAAATTAATAAGTATTTATTCTGAATTGCAGCGGTAATTTCTTCTGTTTTAATTTTTACCACAATAATCGCTTTTATTTATACACAAATTCAGGCGGTTGCTAATGATATAAATTCAAGTTCTGGCGCGGGTCTTTTTGCAGCTAATGGGCTAATTTTAACTAATCTTGGAAATTTTTTAATATTTATTTTCCATTTGTTTATTTTTATCGCATTTTCTTTTATTAATTCTTATTTAATAAAAATAGTCGATAAAATCGATATTTTTAATAATTTTGAACAACGAGAAATTGAAATTTCGGAAATTATGCTAGACGAAATTTCAAATTCTAAACTAAATAATTAAATTTTTTGTCTTAGTTTTTAATCTAGTTTAAAATACTTAATTAAAATTTAAATAAGCGCTTTAATTTAGCGCTTATTTTATAAAATAAAATAATTGATAAAAACTTTGGTTTTTTAGTAAAAAACGGAGGAAAGAATGTAAATTGTTTTCTTTTTTTGCTTTATTTACTTTTGCTAATACAAATTTTTAGATTGCTAATGAAACCAAACCAAGAAAAACCCCGGCTAAACTTGGACCGATAATCGGGGTTCAGGCATAATTTAGACCAAAAATTTCTTTTCAATTTTTAACATTTGAAAATTCATGCCTTTTTTTCAAAATTAGCACTACAAAAAGAAAATATACTAATCTTGGTCCTAAATCTCGAGCTGGATTAATTGCATAACCAGTGGAAGACCCTAGCGAAAGTCCAATTGAGAGCACAACAAGCGCGATAATAAGGGCTTGGAATGTTGAAAATGTTGACCCTAAAAGAAAAATTCCCGCAAGCAAAACAATAGTACCAATAAATTCGTATAAAAAATTAGTAAGATATGATTTTGTATAAACCGGAATTGTATGATGGCAAGATGCAATAATTTTGGCTTTTGTTTCCTTTATATGAGTTCAGTTTATTATATTTAAAAGCAACTGGCCAACAATTGCGCCGAAAATTTCAAAAGGAATAAGAGCTAATAATTCTACATTTTTTTGATTTATTGCAAAAAAAATCGAAACAGCCGGATTTAAATGAGCAACTGAGTTATTAGGGCTAATTCCATTTGCGATAATAATTCCTAAAAGCACACTAAGGGCTCAACCAAGCGTGATTATAATTCATTTTCCTGATTGATTTGCAAACATTTTGCTTGCATTTACACTGTAATTTACACCATTTCCAAGTAAAATTAGCGTTGTAGTGCCAAGAAATTCTGATAAAAAAATAAGACTTTGCATGTAATTTTTCCTTTAGTTTATTTAATATCTTTTTTTCAGTTCAGTGTTTTCCGAACCGCTAAATCCCAATTTGTAGTTAATCGCTTTGCTACAAATTGATTAAATTTTGGATAAAATTTTTTCTCAATTTCCAAAATTTGTTCTAATTCACTAATAGATTTCCAAAATTTTGCAAACAAACCTGCAAGAAAAGCTGCGCCCATAGCTGTGGTTTCGGTATTTTTTGGTCTTGTAATTTCTAATTGGGAAATTGAGGATTGAAATTGCATTAGAAAATCATTTTTAGAAACCCCACCATCAACTTTCATCACGCTAATTTTATGTCCCAAATCCGCTTCCATTGCTTTAATTAAATCATTTGACTGAAAAGCGATTGACTCAAGAGCCGCTTTAATAATATCTTCTTTTTTTGAACTCCTTTCAAGACCAAAAATTGCTCCACGCGAATACGAATCTCAATAAGGAGCGCCAAGCCCGGTAAACGAAGGCACAAAAATTAGACTATGATTATCAGTTGAGATTTTTGTGCTTAAAAAATCATTTTCATATAAATTTTTACTTATACCAAGTCCATCGCGAAGTCATTGAATGGCGGCCCCGGCAACAAATACAGAGCCTTCAAGGGCGTATTGAACGGGATTGTTGCCAATTTGTCAGGCAATCGTCGTTAGTAAATTATTTTTTGAATAAATTAGTTTCTCTCCTGTATTTAAAAGGGTGAAACAACCCGTTCCGTAAGTATTTTTTACCATCCCAATTTCAGTGCAGAGCTGCCCAAATAAAGCCGCTTGCTGATCGCCTATTACAGCAAAAATTGGTACTTTTGCCTTTTCATTATTTGCTCATAAATTTGGTTCGACAATTCCATAATCTGCAGCCGAAGGTAGTACTTTTGGTAGAATTTCCTGTGGAATTTCTAATAAATCAAGGATTTTTTTGTCTCATTTTTTCGTTTGTATATTAAATAACATTGTCCGCGAGGCGTTAGAAACATCAGTTGCATGCACTTTTCCGTTAGTTAATTTTCAAACAAGTCAAGTGTCAATAGTTCCGGCTAAAAGGTTGTTAGCAGCAAAAACTTTCTTTGCTTTAGGGACATTTTTTAAAATTCAGCTGATTTTTGTTGCGCTAAAATAAGGATTAATTATTAAACCGGTTATCTCTTTTATATAATTTTCATAACCTTTTTGTCTTAATTGCTCACAAAATTCACTAGTGCGGCGATCTTGTCAGACAATTGCATTATAAACTGGTTCGCCAGTTGATTTATCCCATAAAACAACAGTTTCGCGTTGATTTGTAATACCAAGAGCAACAAAATTAGTGGCTTTTAAATCAGCCTTTGCCTTAGCAGTTTGCATTGTATAAATTTGGGTATTTCAAATTTCATTAGCATCATGTTCAACCCACCCTGATCGAGGAAAATGTTGACTAAATTCTTTTTGAACAAAGGCGATAATCTCACCTTTTTTATCAAAAATTAAACTTCGACAAGAACTAGTTCCTGAATCAAGTGCGATTACAAATTTTTTATTATTATTTTCGCCCATAATCAAACACCCTTCCATTTTTTAAATATATAAAAATTATATAATACTGGTTTACAAACTATAAAAAAAGCAAAAATTTATATTATTAAAAATTTTATGAAAATAAAATTTTAATTTTTTAACAAAAACCAGATTTTTTAATATTTTTTTATATAAATAATTTTTTTTATATAAATAATTTATAATTTCAGTTTTTTGTTATAATTTAAAAATTGGTAAACAGGGGTGTCCAATTTTTGGGCTGAGAAAAACTCTTATTAGCTGGTCTAGGTAATTCTAGCGTAGCGAGTTTGTCATTTTTCTTAAATAAATCGTCATAAAGCGCCTTAGTTTACTGATTTTTAAAGGGAAAACTGATTTATGATGGTGTGAATAAATAATTTTAATTTAAAAAAGACAAAAAAATTTAGAAAAATTATTTTTTTGTCTTTTTTTATGGCTAGTTCTATACTTTTTGTTGCAGCAGGATGTGAAAACAAAATGGCAAAAACTGCAAATAAAATAAATGATCTTGAAAAAAATTGAGATCAAAAAGTAAATCTTGGTTTAGGACAAAGTTGGTTTGCAGTAAAATCAAAAGATCCTGACCGAGTTGCTAAATTTTTAAAAAATTTAAAAACCGAATTTAACAAATTAAAAAATGCAAATTCTAAAACAAGGAATTTGCCTGATGTTGATTTTGATTTTGTTGGAATTGAAGATTCCAAAACAAAAATCAGCCAACTAAAATCGTCGAATAATTCCCATACAGCAATTGATTTTGCAATTTCTGATGCAATAACAACAATAGAAGAAGACCCTGAAAAAGAACTTTATAATGGTCTTCAGACTTTAACTTGAGCTTTTAAAAATAGTTTAGACAATCCAATTTTTTACAAAGATGGCTCTAAAAACGATCCTTTGCGTAAATCAGCAAAACAATTAGACAACCTTTTTAACAAAATTCCTTACAATGAGTGGTCAAATAAAAAAAACGATCCCCAAAAATGGGATGGAATTGCTTACCGATTTTTATATGATGAGATAAACCCAAAGCGATTAATTTCATACTATCGGGGCATGATTATGATTGCTGGTGATGAAAATGTTCGCAATGAAATAAAAAAAGCCTGAGATGAAAAAGATTGAGAAAAATTCCGTAATTTTGGAATTATTCACGGAAAATTAACTTCAGCTGGAAAATTCAAAATGCAAAATTTTATTATTAAAAAGCATTTTAAAAACAACTTAAAGGCAAGAACTATTAATGAAGACAGAAAAAATCACCCCGATAAATATTTACAAGCAGAAGGATCTGTAATTGGCCAGGATCCAAAATATAAAATTGCCTTCGATGATGAAGCTTCTTTTGCCTGAACTGAAAGTACAAAAGATGGAAAACAGTATACTTTAAATAAAAAAGATGGAAAAATTGAGATTTTTATCCTAACAAATCCAGCTTCATATGATATTGGTTCGTTCCGCCCAGGTTTTAATAGAATTCAAGCCAATATGATTTCAGAGGCTTTTGTCAATCTTGCTAAAAACGGAAGGGACACTTACGGTCAAAATGTTGGTTATAATGGTTATAGAAAAATAAATCAAACCGACCCTGAATTCCGTAGAATATATGAAAAATCAAAGTAAAAATTTATGTATTAGTTTTAAAAATTTTTCTTATAGTCATAGTAAAAAAGCTAAAAATTTAGTTAGCAATCTTAATTTTAAACTTTGTAGCGGTGATATTTTGTTTATAATTGGTCCAAGCGGGGTAGGAAAAACATCCTTTTTTCTTGCGCTTTTTCAAGATATTTTTGTAACAGGGCAATTAATTTGGCAAGGCAAAAATTTACTAAAAGAGAAAAAAGCTGTGAAAAAAAAGTTTGCAAAATCAATAGGGTTTTTAAGCCAGATTCCAACTTCTATTAGTTTTCAAAGTGTTTATACAAATTTAGCAAAAAGTTTGGCAACTTATAAAAATTTTTTCTACAGTTTATTTGCAATACCAACAAAAAAACAACGCTTACAAATTTGTCAAATTCTTACCCGACTTGGATTATATGAAAAAATTTATACGATTTTTCAAGATTTATCAGGTGGCCAGCAGCAACGAGTTGAGGTTGCAAAACTTATGTTGCAAAAACCAAAAATTATCCTTGCAGATGAGCCAATTTCAGCGCTTGATCCAAAAACTGCAACAAAAATTATTGATTTAATTATTGAATTTGGAAAAAAAAATAATTCAATTACATTAATTATATCTCATGATATTTTTTTGCTAAAAAATTATAATGAAAAAATTTTGCTAATCAATGAAGGCCAAGGTCGATTTTTTAATTCGTTTTCAGAAATTGATAAAAATGAGATTGATTCCATTTTTGGCAAGGAAAATAGTGAATAATTTAGCTCAAAAAAACCAAAATAAGAACCTCAAAAGAACAAAAATTGTACTTTTTTCAATTTTTATAGTGCTGTTTATTATTTCCTTTTATTCAATTTTTTCAAAAATTAACACAAATGGCTGAAAAGTTTTTCAAAGAAATCTAGGCGATTTATTTAGATTTTCAAATATTCACCCTTATTATAGTGATTCTCTTTTTAATTTAAGCTTTGAATTTTTATGAATTAC
The sequence above is a segment of the Mesomycoplasma flocculare ATCC 27399 genome. Coding sequences within it:
- a CDS encoding Mhp366/Mhp367 family surface (lipo)protein; the protein is MKKIAKYFLVLSTMSPFLALSCTSRIETSQTKKNTTEIKNEETAKNENKLSLNENPKTNQTKKNDQKTELNSQNKEDKKTTKNDFPLETASNSAKKSSLDFTKANQNSLKINTDSLSQVSQTDFKKFSPSQTDKNSLNPIPPTYNKYQLENWGNIIKKENENTFLGQESENLNIYVLKNIAPNLVSDIKARENPYTYFNLSWGGGSSFYKLPWFGFKSDLLENVKYANIFTRNIRFGAGTAVFLNANSEKAAFLTNKHVIGDSHITFWKLMNKKDQNDQINPRYIKFMRYYDDSKIKELDNRILFKLWEIKWYDDKHFPYNPAWGKIDELDKYMENLYDNYFEENKDFKNNNLDIAVFYFNYAKFIKNIEDLIKHFKDKGQEFLNSFELPTGETLDNFISSFNEFKKYWEKISKFDKLKISDKIWELDNFDYTTKIGLFWAQNFISKNIFKGVYFTPDPQDPKNPQNSAVITPKFFAANGLGASGSGIFNADGSLAFLNKAILGVSSIGPYFYDQFGLTSHMSSGVTLRTKDYNLVDEIYKTYLK
- a CDS encoding APC family permease yields the protein MLIKSSRKLGFFAALSMLVGSVVGIGIFFKNNSVANITEHNGYAWLFAWIIGGLISLFAAINFSEISFLKQTKLNGLANWAYQSAGKKAGYLVLFSYSFYYLGILALILGIFSSEITVWFIQTASGSEIFLPFYLHLLIGAVFVVFFTTLNYISVKVSGYFALVSTILKFIPLVFAVFAGILFPNTYNAAGSNTFLNPEKSFNFSKLILALPAVLFAYDSFLSVGSIHNKVENANKRVPLIITVGMIIIVIVYTLIGLSSALHNKGTINDLIQDVFPKSAERSISIFVAFFLLVSTYGVTNSLNAAFVNQITDLVKLNAIVGSASLKKKFNVEKVTIFYLFSILFFWSLIVYIPSIAIPFPKSDNSGHGFGTDVLVDAMSNFPSLIFFGVYMTIIIAYSRKKNQLVDKSKQINKYLFWIAAVISSVLIFTTIIAFIYTQIQAVANDINSSSGAGLFAANGLILTNLGNFLIFIFHLFIFIAFSFINSYLIKIVDKIDIFNNFEQREIEISEIMLDEISNSKLNN
- a CDS encoding MIP/aquaporin family protein; protein product: MQSLIFLSEFLGTTTLILLGNGVNYSVNASKMFANQSGKWIIITLGWALSVLLGIIIANGISPNNSVAHLNPAVSIFFAINQKNVELLALIPFEIFGAIVGQLLLNIINWTHIKETKAKIIASCHHTIPVYTKSYLTNFLYEFIGTIVLLAGIFLLGSTFSTFQALIIALVVLSIGLSLGSSTGYAINPARDLGPRLVYFLFVVLILKKRHEFSNVKNWKEIFGLNYAWTPIIGPSLAGVFLGLVSLAI
- the glpK gene encoding glycerol kinase GlpK, with translation MGENNNKKFVIALDSGTSSCRSLIFDKKGEIIAFVQKEFSQHFPRSGWVEHDANEIWNTQIYTMQTAKAKADLKATNFVALGITNQRETVVLWDKSTGEPVYNAIVWQDRRTSEFCEQLRQKGYENYIKEITGLIINPYFSATKISWILKNVPKAKKVFAANNLLAGTIDTWLVWKLTNGKVHATDVSNASRTMLFNIQTKKWDKKILDLLEIPQEILPKVLPSAADYGIVEPNLWANNEKAKVPIFAVIGDQQAALFGQLCTEIGMVKNTYGTGCFTLLNTGEKLIYSKNNLLTTIAWQIGNNPVQYALEGSVFVAGAAIQWLRDGLGISKNLYENDFLSTKISTDNHSLIFVPSFTGLGAPYWDSYSRGAIFGLERSSKKEDIIKAALESIAFQSNDLIKAMEADLGHKISVMKVDGGVSKNDFLMQFQSSISQLEITRPKNTETTAMGAAFLAGLFAKFWKSISELEQILEIEKKFYPKFNQFVAKRLTTNWDLAVRKTLNWKKDIK
- the cypl gene encoding ABC transporter thiamine pyrophosphate-binding lipoprotein p37/Cypl, with translation MASSILFVAAGCENKMAKTANKINDLEKNWDQKVNLGLGQSWFAVKSKDPDRVAKFLKNLKTEFNKLKNANSKTRNLPDVDFDFVGIEDSKTKISQLKSSNNSHTAIDFAISDAITTIEEDPEKELYNGLQTLTWAFKNSLDNPIFYKDGSKNDPLRKSAKQLDNLFNKIPYNEWSNKKNDPQKWDGIAYRFLYDEINPKRLISYYRGMIMIAGDENVRNEIKKAWDEKDWEKFRNFGIIHGKLTSAGKFKMQNFIIKKHFKNNLKARTINEDRKNHPDKYLQAEGSVIGQDPKYKIAFDDEASFAWTESTKDGKQYTLNKKDGKIEIFILTNPASYDIGSFRPGFNRIQANMISEAFVNLAKNGRDTYGQNVGYNGYRKINQTDPEFRRIYEKSK
- a CDS encoding ATP-binding cassette domain-containing protein, with the protein product MKNQSKNLCISFKNFSYSHSKKAKNLVSNLNFKLCSGDILFIIGPSGVGKTSFFLALFQDIFVTGQLIWQGKNLLKEKKAVKKKFAKSIGFLSQIPTSISFQSVYTNLAKSLATYKNFFYSLFAIPTKKQRLQICQILTRLGLYEKIYTIFQDLSGGQQQRVEVAKLMLQKPKIILADEPISALDPKTATKIIDLIIEFGKKNNSITLIISHDIFLLKNYNEKILLINEGQGRFFNSFSEIDKNEIDSIFGKENSE